The Thermodesulfobacteriota bacterium nucleotide sequence TCCCCCTGCCTGCCGGTGGATCCTTACGGCATCAGCAAGCTGCAGGCGGAGCGGGCCCTGTGGACCGTTTGTCAGGCCAGCGCCCTGGAGGGCACGGTTTTCCGCCTGCCGCTGGTCTATGGGCCAGGAGTGCGCGCCAACATGCTGCGCCTCATTCAGGCTGTAGAACGAGGCATACCTTTGCCCCTGGCCCTGGTGAGCAACCGCCGCAGTCTCCTTTTTGTGGGCAATCTGAGCGATGCCCTGGCCAAGGCCGTGACCAGGCCGGCTGCCGCTGGCCAGACCCTGCTGGTCAGCGACAACCAGGACCTCTCCACCCCGGACCTGGTCCGGCATATCGGGCAGGCCCTGGGCAGGCCGCCGACCCTGGTGCCGGTGCCGCTGTGCCTGCTCAAGGCCGCGGGCGTGGCGGCTGACGCCGCCTGTCAGTTGGCGGGCCGCGACCCCGGCCAAGTCAGCGCTGCCCTCCACCGGCTGCTCGGCTCCCTGGTGGTCGACCCCCGCCTTTGCCGCATCACCCTGGACTGGGAGCCCCCCTTCTCGGTACCGGAGGGTATCCGCGCCATGGTGGAGTGGTACCGCGGCTCTCTGGCGCACGTGGCCTGAGGCCGTCCGCCCCCGTCCCTCTCACAACAACCGCTTCATGAGCCAGGCCATGCTGACCCCCAGGGTCCGCATGGAGGCCATGCCTTCGTCGTCGTTCTCCACGTCCCTGGTGCATGGGATCTCCTTCTTGCAGGGAGATGGGTCTTTGGGGGCGGCTGACAATAACCTTTACCTGTTGCGGCCAGAAATTCGATATGATGGGATAGGAGGTGCGCTCGCAGCTCTCCGACAGGCCTTGGGCGGTCGGGCGCCGCGGATGCGGGTCAGGGCTCCTCCGGCGTGGCGCTCCGCCGGTCAAAGGAAGACTGGCGGCAGTGGACGAGGACGAGACATGGCGGACAAGGCGCGGCTCTTGGGTGGAGTACCGGTGCAGGAGGGCCATTTCCTGCTGCGGGTGGACAAGGATGGGCTGGTCGCCACCCTGGTCCCCA carries:
- a CDS encoding NAD-dependent epimerase/dehydratase family protein, translating into MAEALVTGASGFIGSHLCQELLGRGWRVRGTVRRLEAAADLPPGVQPVLIPDLGPCTNWRPALKGVDAVVHLAAKVHDQSRPAASADSYQKVNVAGTRSLAEAAAEAGVRRLILASSVKAMAEETPEDQPLREGSPCLPVDPYGISKLQAERALWTVCQASALEGTVFRLPLVYGPGVRANMLRLIQAVERGIPLPLALVSNRRSLLFVGNLSDALAKAVTRPAAAGQTLLVSDNQDLSTPDLVRHIGQALGRPPTLVPVPLCLLKAAGVAADAACQLAGRDPGQVSAALHRLLGSLVVDPRLCRITLDWEPPFSVPEGIRAMVEWYRGSLAHVA